A stretch of the Polyangiaceae bacterium genome encodes the following:
- a CDS encoding NAD(+)/NADH kinase codes for MSVVKPRVVLISRPTEYELLLARHGTRGQAGFFLQTRGQHIDEVEARHQAFTRALELVSGAIPADLRRTRVTRRDLDRFVFEPDDVVMVLGQDGLVANTAKYLSGQPVIGLNPDRTHHDGVLVPHAPDRAGRLLGAVLAGRAELELRTMVQAELDDGQRLLALNEIYVGHRSHQSSRYRVTFADASEHQSSSGVIFATGTGATGWARSISRERRESFELPRPSERRLCFFVREAFPSVATGTELTQGLIESGARVEIVSEMSEGGVLFGDGIESDAAELSWGMRARIGVAEVVLRLVR; via the coding sequence ATGTCCGTGGTGAAGCCCCGCGTCGTGCTGATCTCTCGTCCCACCGAGTACGAGCTCCTGCTCGCGCGCCACGGGACGCGAGGTCAGGCGGGCTTCTTCTTGCAGACGCGAGGCCAGCACATCGACGAGGTCGAGGCCCGCCACCAGGCCTTCACGCGGGCGCTCGAGCTGGTCTCGGGCGCCATCCCTGCCGACCTTCGCCGCACGCGCGTCACGCGCCGCGACCTCGATCGCTTCGTGTTCGAGCCCGACGACGTGGTGATGGTGCTGGGGCAGGACGGTCTGGTGGCCAACACGGCGAAGTACCTGAGCGGCCAGCCGGTGATCGGCCTGAACCCGGACCGCACGCACCACGACGGAGTGCTGGTGCCGCACGCGCCGGACCGAGCCGGCCGCCTGCTCGGGGCGGTGCTCGCCGGTCGGGCGGAGCTCGAGCTCCGCACCATGGTGCAGGCCGAGCTCGACGACGGCCAGCGGCTGCTCGCGCTGAACGAGATCTACGTCGGGCACCGCAGCCACCAGTCGTCGCGCTATCGCGTGACCTTCGCCGACGCGAGCGAGCACCAGTCCTCGTCCGGCGTCATCTTCGCGACGGGCACCGGCGCCACGGGCTGGGCCCGATCCATCTCGCGCGAGCGGCGGGAGAGCTTCGAGCTTCCGCGCCCCAGCGAGCGGCGCCTGTGCTTCTTCGTGCGCGAGGCCTTCCCCAGCGTGGCCACCGGCACCGAGCTCACCCAGGGCCTGATCGAGTCGGGCGCTCGCGTCGAGATCGTCTCGGAGATGAGCGAAGGCGGCGTGCTCTTCGGCGACGGGATCGAGAGCGACGCGGCCGAGCTGTCGTGGGGCATGCGCGCTCGGATCGGCGTGGCGGAGGTCGTGCTCCGGCTGGTCCGGTAG